TCTGTATGTGTGTCCAGCGTTCAGATATTCAATTGTCCGTTTTCTATATTTTTTATCATAGCTCATAGCAATTTTATATTATCAATTTACTGTCACATTTTCAATGCTATTTGACTATAGTTTTGCGGGAAATCCATGCGTGAATGAGAGGAAATTCTTGGCAATTAACGATCCTGCCATTTCTTTGCCTTCCCTTTTTTACGCCAAATCGCCGGTTCTTTTTGCATAAATACGGTTTTTGAGCGGAAAGCCTACTTGGCCCCGGCATCGGGCAGCGCGCACTCCGTACGCCAATATTCCCAGAACGCGCCGGTGATCCTGTTGAGCTTTTTGCTTTTGTGTTTTATCAGGGCTACGCAGCTTGTCAGGCTCTCGTCCAGCGGGACGACCACCAAGTTGGGGAAAATGCCGAAATCGACCAGACGCGGCGGCGCCAGGGAAACATAGGAAACGGTGGACGCCAGCGTTGACATGAGTATTTTATGCCGGGTCGTTTGAAACTTTATCTTGACGGAAAGCTGCTGGCGTTCAAATTCGGACATGACGATATGGTGGATGGCCGACTGCCTGTCCAAGAGGAGCAGTTGCTGGCTGGCTGCCTCTTTGAGCGAAACCGACGATTTTGCGGCCAGCGGATTGTTTTTGTGGCAGACAAGCGATATATGGTCGAAAACATAGGGGATGATGTCGTAGTCGTCCCTGTTGGCGATAGACTCCAGACGGACCAGCGCGATATCGACTATGCCGTCCTGCAGCTCTTTCAGCACCGCGCTTTGGGAGTTTTCGTGCATGTCGAAAGAAATGTTGCGGGTCTGCCTGCCGTTAAAAACGGCGATCTGGTTGGATATGCCGTAAGAAGAAACCACCGGGATGGATCCCATGGCGATGGTCGACTGCGCGGAAACTTGGTACTGCTCAAGCGACAAAAGCATGTTTTCATAATGCCGGAGCATGGAATCGGCATATTGCCGGAAAGCGTCGCCCGCTTCCGTGAGCGATATTTTCTGGTGTTCCCTTTTGAAAAGGACGACTTCCAGCTCGTCCTCCAAAGATTTTATTTGCTTGGAAACGGCCGACTGCGAAAGAAAAAGGTCATAGGCGGCGATGGAAAAACTTTTGGCTTTGGCAATGGCCATAAAACATTTCAACTGGCTTATATTCATCATTGATCGCCTCCCGCCGATATTGCTGAATTGCAGCTTATAATTATGATATTACAGATGGATTTTTGCGGCAACAATTTATGTCGGACAAAACTTCGCGGCTGTGGGCGGCTTGGACGGCAATTATTCCCGGGAGGAATTTCATTATGCCTATCGGGAATTTCTTTATCGGAATAGACGGAATAATTTATAGAATTGCCAATTTTCAACATTGGCTATATATTTTAACAGTAACTTACCCATCCCGTGGGGGAAAGACAAAAAACAAGGAGGTATTTTTTATGGCAAAAGTTTACAAAGACCTGAGAGAGTTTCTCGCAACTTTGGAAGAGGAAGGCCAGCTTGTCCGCATCAAGGAAGAGGTAAGCCCGGAACCGGATATCGGCGCGGCGGGGCGCGCCTGCGCGAACATGAAGGACAAGCCGGCGGTTTTGTTTGAAAAGGTCAAAGGTTACAAGTATTCCGTGGTTACCAATGTCCATGGGTCATGGCAAAACCATGCGCTCATGCTGGGCATGCCGAAAAACACGCCGGTCAAGGAACAGTTCATCGAATTGAACCGCCGCTGGGACAAATTCCCGGTCCCGCCGAAAATTGTCTCCCGCAGCCAAGCCCTCTGCAAAGAAAACACCATTACGGAGAACATCAATATTTTTGAAATTCTGCCGCTTTACAGGATCAACGACCAAGACGGCGGGTTCTTCATCTCCAAAGCCTCGGTCGTTACCGGCGACCCGGAATTCCCGGATGACCTCAATAAATTGAACGTAGGCACCTACCGCATCCAAGTCAAGGATATCGACCGGGTCGGCATCCAGGCGCTGCCTTTCCATGACATCGCCATTCAGCTAAGGAAAGCGGAAGAAGTCAACGAACCGTTGCCCATCGCCATCGCGCTCGGCAACAACCCGCTGGTAACTTTCATGGCCTCTACCCCGGTCGCCTACGACCAGAACGAGTACGAATTCGTTGGCGCCTTGCAGGACGGCGTACCCACCGAAATCGTCAAAGCCGATGCGGCGGAACACCTTTATGTGCCGGCACATGCCGAAGTCGTGCTCGAAGGCTACATTATCCCGAGGGTACGTACCTGCGAAGGGCCTTTCGGCGAGTTTCCCGGCTCTTATTCCGGCGCCAGGAACCAGTGCGAAATAAAAATAACCCGCATTACCCACAGAACCAACCCGATCTTTGAAAACCTGTATCTCGGCATGCCCTGGACGGAGATTGACTATTTGATGGCCCTTAACACCTCCGTGCCGCTTTACAAGCAACTGAAAGCCAGCCTGCCCGAGGTTGAGGCGGTCAACGCCATGTACACCCACGGCATAGGCACTATTATATCGACCAAAGTGCGCTACGGCGGGTTTGGCAAAGGAGTCGCTTTCCGGCTGCTCTCGACGCCGCACGGCATGCCTTACTCCAAAATCATCATCGTCGTTGACGAATTTGTCGACCCGTTTAACTTAGAGCAAGTAATGTGGGCGCTGACGACCAGGGTAAAACCGAGCAAGGACGTCGTCGTGATTCCAAACTGCGCCGGCATGCCGCTCGATCCTTCCTCCAATCCGGCCGGGATGCACGACAAACTCATTATAGACGCGACCACCCCGGTGCCGCCGGAACCCAACCCGCGTTCGGTGGAATTGCTCAAACCGTCGCCCGCCACCCCCAAATGGGAAGAAACCATCAAGAAATTGATGGAAGCGTCGGGCAAATAGGAAAACAATAGAATTTAAACAAAAAAGAGGAGGCAATGCTTTATGAAATGCAAACGTTGTGATGCCGACACGGTCAGGGTAATGACCAAAGCGCCCGTCGGCAGCGCCTGGGAAGTGTATGTGTGCGAAACCTGCGACTATTCGTGGAGATCTACCGAAGACGTGCACGTGAACGACGTGTTCAAGCTCAAACCGGAAAACATCCCCGGCTTGCAGCAGATTCCGCCGGTTCCCGCGCTCAAGACGAAATAAGCGGCATTTAAACATAATTAAACGGGGGGGCCGGCCGAGTACGGTTTGCTCCCCCGGTTTTTGAAAATAATTAAGGAGGTAAAGTCATGGGCAAAAACAAACCGTTGATAGGGCTCGTTTTGGGCATAGCGGTCGCGGCGGCCATTGCCGGCGTAAATATAGACGGCCTTAGCCGTGCCGGGCAGATATGCATGGCGCTTTCTTTCATGACGGTAATTTTCTGGGGCTTCCAAATTGCGCAGTCAGGCTATATTTCCGGCCTGTATCTGGTGCTTTTGGTTGTTTTCAATGTGGAAAAACCGGCCATGATATTTTCCACTTGGACAGGCACTTTGATGTATTTGATCATCGGCGCCTATCTCATCGCCGGAGCGGTCAAGGACTCCGGCCTGGGCGAACGTATCGCCTATAAATTTATCATATCGTATGTGACGTCCTTCAAGAGCATTATTGTGGCGAGCTTTGTCCTTACTTTTATTTTGAGCCTGCTGATTCCGCATCCTTGGCCGCGCGCCTTTTTGATCATGTCGGTTATGGCGGTCGTTATAAAAAGCGCGGCCATACCGCGCGAGGACGCAGTAAAAATAGGCTTTTCGGTTTTCGCGGCTTCCGTGCCGGTATCTTTGATCTTCCTGACCGGCGACGCCGCCATAAGCCCGCTGGCCGTGTCGTTGTCCGGCCAGCAGTTGGGCTGGCTGGGCTGGTTTAAACTGATGGGCCCGCCCAGCATCGTTGTCAGTATAATTACCTGCTTTATGGTTGTGGCTTTGTTCAAGCCGTCAAAGGAAATCAGCATCAACAAAGAAGAAATGCGCGCCAAGCTGGCGGCTTTGGGGCCGATGGGCGCCAAGGAAAAGCGCGCCGCTTTCTGGATTGGCCTCGCCATTGTCCTGTGGATGACCGATACGCTCCACGGCATAGATGTCGGCTGGGTAACTTTCTTTATCGCCATGGCCATGAGCATGCCGAAAATAGGCGACGTACTGACGCCCGCGAGCTGGGCCGGCGTGCCGATACACGTCCTGCTCTTTCTGACGGCGGCGGTGGCGATCGGACGTGTCGGCGGCACGACCGGCATGAACGCCTGGATCGCCCAGACGGTGCTGCCCGCTTCCGTACCGGAGAACCCTTATGTCTTGGCCGCTTTTATCGCGACGGTTTCCATTGTTATCCACATGCTGCTGGGCAGCGTCATCGCCGTCATGGGCATTGTCATACCCGCCATGCTGACCTTTACCAAGCCGATGGGCGTTAACACGCTGATCCCGGCCCTTCTGGCTTATTCGGCGGTGGCCAGCCATTATGTGCTGCCGTTCCAGCATTTGAACATGCTGGTGGGCATGGGCGAAAGCAACGGCATGTATACGCAGAAGGAAACCATTCGTTTGGGCGTACCGTTCATTGTGGTCATTTATATTATGACGGTTGTGTTGGAAGTGCCCTATTGGAAATTGCTCGGATTATGGTAATATAAAAAGCAGGTATTGTTACCGAGCTGACCCACCCCGATGCCCCCGCATCCACAGGCGGCAAGGAGGCGGCGCGGACGCTTGCCGTCCGTGGCGCGCTCCGCATTTGGCCATTCTTAGGTGGCCTTCAGAGGTGTTAAAATGCGTTTGATAGTTGGCATATCAGGGGCGAGCGGCGTAATTATGGGCTATGAGCTGTTGAAAGCCCTGCAGTCGGTTCCCAATTGCGAAAAACATCTGATAATTACCGAAGGCGCGGTTAAAAATTTCGCCTGCGAAACAAATCTTGACATTGCCGAAATCACGGCGCTGGCCGACTGCAACCATGACAACAAAAACATGGCGGCGAGCGTTTCGAGCGGCTCTTTTAGAACCGACGGCATGATTGTCGTCCCGTGCAGCATGAAGACGGTCGCCGGCATCGCGGCCGGGTTTGCCGGCAACCTTTTGCTCCGGGCGGCGGACGTTTGCCTAAAGGAGAACCGCCGGGTGGTCATCGTGCCGCGGGAGATGCCTTTGAGCAGGATACATCTGCGCAATATCAAAGAAGCCGCCGACAGCGGCTGCACCGTAATCCCTCCCATGCTTACTTTCTACAACGGCGCCAATTCTGTTGAAAAGCAAATACACCATATAATCGGCAAGATTTTTATGCAGTTCGGCATCGTTTATGATAAATTCACCGCTTGGGAGGGCTGCCCAAAATGTTGAAAACGTCGCAATTCAAAACTGGGGAGGGATTGCATAAAGTCGCCGCTATGGTTACGCTTTGCGGCAAGGATGTCGCCGTTACAATCGGCGGCGGCGACACGCCGCACGTCGGCGCGGCGGCGCTGGCTTCGCCGCGCCCGAGCTTAAAGAAGGACGGCTCCGTGTCGGCCAGCGCGTCCGTATTGTGCGTAATGGGGCACAAAGACGATATGCCGGCCCGGACGGCGGCTTTGCGGCTGGCAAGCGAGTTAAATGTAAACGTGGCGGTCTCCGTGGGATTGCACATAGACGATGCGACCGAAAAAGACTTTACGGCCATTCAGTCCAATTTTGACGCTTTGATCGACCTTATTGTTCGCAAATTAAAATACGGCGGGTAGATGCCGGCGGGCGGCCTTTCAGGGCTTTGCCGTCCGAAAGGAGCCGCCCCGCGCTCCGGCGCAAATGATTTGAGTCTTAGGGGGGACAGCCATGCCAAACTTGAACATCAGACTGGACCTTGGAAAGATACCGGAAATAGTCGGCCGTTCCGGCAATGAGCTTTTGCGAAGATGCTACAATGTTTTGGACAAAACGCGGTGGCCCATCTATATCGTGGGGCCTTCCGGCTCGGGCAAAAGCGTCATAGCCATGAACATCGCCAAAAAATATTCCGCCGCGCGCAACGTACCCGCCTTTTATGTGCAGCTCAGTCCCGAACAGACAAAAACCAGCCTGATTCTCGGCCTTCGCTTGGACGGCGGCAGCCTTGTCGTCAAAAACGGCATTGTGGCCGAATGTATGGAAGAAGGCGGCGTCATAGTCGTGGACGAGGCTACCCATTCCCTGCAGGAGGTGCTCTTGATGTTCAACAGCATCTTGGACAGGACTTCCGTTACGGCGATCGGCGACAAAATAGTTTACGCCCACGAAAATTTCAGGATACTCTTTTGCGCCAACGACAGCCAGTATTCCGGCAACATAAAACTGCCGCAAAGTTTCGCGCAGAGGCTGGCCTGTTTTTATTTTGACTATCCGGCCGCCGAAGACGAACTGATTATAGTGGACAGAATTATCGCCGACGAATACATGGCGCCGGACAGGACGCCGCGCGAAGTCAAAAAATATATTATTGACCTGATGCGGGAAATGCGCAGCAAAACTTACCCTCTCTCCGTGCGCAATGCGGCCATCGCCGCAGTGATGTGCAACCTTGAGTTGCCAAAGGAAGAAAAAGCCGTTGACGCGGCAGAGGTTGACGGCTATTTTATCAAAGGCAACAACGTGGAAAGTGTAAGAAGGGCGATCGCCGAAAGGCTCGGGGCCGGCAGCGCGGAAAACGTGGCGGCGCTGAACAGCCCGGAAATGGAAAAATTCGTCAAATTTGTCAGCGTGATCGGCGTTGCGCGTTTTAAAGAAATAATTTTGCAAAGTTTCATGTATTACCTTGACGTCGACCTCGGGTTTTACGACCTGCAATTAATAAAGGACAAAATCCAATCCGCTACTCTATGAGGGGGGCCGACTGCCACCATGATCAATTTGTCGGTTATTTGCCCGGAAATGGCGGTCAGGGTAGCAAGGATAGAAACAACGGAAGAATTTTTGTCCTTGCATGCTTTTGCCGAAGTAGACGCTGACACGCCTTTTGTTTTTCTGGAAGACGAAAAGGAAGGCTACGACATTCGTTTCAACATGGAAAAGGTCAAAAGCTTGCACCGCGCAAGCTGGCTTAGGGACTACACGACTCACGAGGTTCTACTGGAAGGCTTTATCATCAGGCAGATAGCGCGGCTGCGCTATAGTGTGCAAAGGGACGCTTTTGACGAAAACTTTCAAACGCACAGCATAAAGATCGGTAAAAGCCCCCTTTATTTTGTTGTCTATGAAATACTGTTTTCGGCCATGAACGAATACAGGCTTTGCCTAGAATTTCCCGAGCTTGCCCGGCGGCTGGAGCTTTTCAGCAGCGCCGTAGTGTTCAGCCATGTTTCCAAACTTAAAAGCATGGGGGCGGATTTTTCCATATTTATACCTTACGCCGACGCCTTGGAAAAACTCGTGCGCTATAACTCCATAAGCGGCGAAGTCGATATGGAGTTCATTAATTTTTGCCTGCCTTTGTGCCTGTCCGCCAAAAGGACCGGATACGCCAACGTCATTGCCGCGGCCAGCCTGATCGAGGAATGGCTGCACGAGGCGACCTATGTCATTGCCGCCGTGCAAGCAAAGGCGGGAAAGCCAATCTTAGGGGAACACGCTTCCTGGTCCAAAGACGTGAGCGCGCGCGGCAAAGAGGAGTTGGACGCCATCGACCGGAACGCTCGCCTGCTTAGCGTAAAAGCCAAATTGGAAGACGTGGCGAAAGAGGTAGGGCTGCAAGCCGGTTCGGGCAGCCTTAAACATAAGACCAACGAAACCACTCTCTTTTTTCTTGACACCATACGCAAATACCATAAAGAAATTTCCGAACTGGAATATATGTTCAAACGCGCCTTTACCAGCATGAAGATAGTGGATTCTTTCGATGGCGACGTAAACCTTTGCAAACAGCAGGCGGCTTACCTGTCTTCCATCACCATGGAAGATGTCAAGGTCTATCAATATTACCGCCAAAGGAAGGTTTCGGTCGACGTCATGATCCTGCGGGACATTTCCGGCAGCACTTTTCTTTTTGAAAAAGAATATGCGGAAGGGATTGTCGAGATTTTGGCGGCGGTAAACAATTTCAAGGGCATCCGTACGCTGGAAATAGATTTTGCCGGGGAAGCCAAGATAAACAAGGGCTTTTCCCAGTCCATTGAAACGGCGTCGCTGTCACCGGTGTCCGGCGGCGGCACTAACCTGCTTCCCGCCGTTCGCCTGCTGAAAGGGCAGACGTTCAAGGGGCGGCGGCGGCTTTTGTTCATCCTGTCCGATGGCGAAATTAACGACCGCGCCCAGGCGGAACAGGAGCTGACTGATTTTTGCGCAAAGAACGAAGTGGAAATGTTTAAAATAGCGCTTGGCGACTTTGCCAACAACGGCTATGAACGGACCGCTATGCGCAACCTGCACAAACTGATCGCCAAAAAGATTCTGGAACGGGGGGGAGCGGAAGATGCGTAAAAGCCTGCGGTGCCCGCACGGACTGCCGATCGCCATAACCATGGAACAAGGGGTGGCAGTTTACCGGCATATCGAGGACGGCGAATACTGCCAGCCGATGAATTCTTTCGCGACAAGCCCGGAAGACATATTGCGGCTGATGATCGGCTCGATCCTCGACAACAACGAATTCGCCGGTTTTTTGGAACTGGGACAGAACCTCAGGGAATTTGAGGCTTCCATGGCTGACGCCGGCCAGGGCAGCAAAAACCGCTTCCATGAGTTTGCCATCATGTTTAAACGCAGCAAAAACGTCCGGGAGATGGTTTATCAAAAAATCGCCAGCCTGAGCGCGGAGAAAAAAACCATCCCCTGCGCCCAGAAGTTATTTTCCCTGGTATTGGTTGTGCTGTCCGGCGAAAAATTGTTTGCAAAGGAACGCGAATTTAAAATGCTTGTCGCGGAATTTATCGTCAGCTACGGCTTCGCTTTCGGCCGGGCGCAGCCACGGCTGGCCATCTGCGGGGAAGCCGGCGGGCAATATGACCGCCGGCTGCGCTTTTTGGAGCAGGAAATAGCATTTCAGAAAAAGTACGTTTACAACCTGCGGACAAGCGACAAATACGATATAAGCAGTTGGGACGCCTGACGTTTTTACTTGTTTTTCACAAATTTCCGCCTTTGGTTTTTACATGGGGCAGATACAATTTGAATATGCCGGGGCGAAACACGCCCGCCCCATTGAGCGGATAGACGGGCTGCTGTCCTATCCGGCCTTACGGTATCTTTGGGCCTTGCGCGGGAAGGCCCAAAGCGGCTGTTTTCGCCTGAACAGCGAATTTACGGACGCTTTTTCCCAACTGCGGGAACTGCGCGCCGCCTTCCTGTCGAAACATTATGAAAGCGGAAAGGGAGCCGCCCTTTTTCGGCAGTTTCCCCAACGGCTCGCGGAAAAGGCCAAAGCCATGCCCGTGCATACGAGCGAATTGGCGATAGGCGCCGCCGACATGGACGGCTGCATGCCAAGCGGCCTGACCGGCGACTTTTGGAACCGGCTTTTGCGGAAAACGCAGACAGGCGAATTGAAAAATTCCCGCCCGGAACTTTTGGAACACCTGCATGGAATCTTGCCGCAATCAAATTTTTCGATACGGCAATTTCCGAAAATTCTTTGGGCGCGGCGGCGAAGGTCATTGGCCGGCTATTTTGGCAGTGCCTGGCCCAAGGGACATGTGCGGCCTGAACCCTGCCGAATGTTTTAAAATCCTCCGCGTTTAGCGGGGGATTTTTTGCCAGACAGGAAAAAGCGTTTTGGCAATATGAAATGACTGCATTTAGATATATATGCAAGAACTTCAAAGATTGATTGTATAAAAAGGCTGAATTTTGCGACATTATATTGTTGTTGACAAATAGAATTTTGCAATTATATAATAAATAATAATTAAATATGCCGAAGGGGGCGGGCTTCTTGTTGGATGTAAGAGAAGTAGGCAAACTGTACGGCGGAAGATATGTTTTGCGGAACATAAATTTTCAGGTACAGGACGGGGAAATTCTTTCTATGCTCGGTCCCAGCGGCAGCGGCAAGACGACCCTGCTCAATATTATATTGGGCATTGTACGCATGGACGAGGGCTACATCTGTTTTGATTATGTGGATATAAGCGATGTCCCCATGGAAAAACGAGGGTTTAACATCGTCTTTCAAGATTATGCGCTCTTTCCCAATTTGAACGCTTATGAAAATATTACTTACGGGCTTCGCAACAATCCCAGTTCCATGACGGCGGAGGAATTGGACAGCCTGATTGATTTTCTTGAACTTAGGCCGCACCTGCCCAAAAAGATATTCCAACTGTCCGGCGGGCAAAAGCAAAGGGTGGCGCTTGCCCGCACCTTGGTTACCCGGCCGAAGATACTGTTATTGGACGAGCCCCTTTCCGCCTTGGACGGCATCATCAAGGAGACCATTAAAGAGCGCATCAAAGCTATCACCAAAAAATTCAACCTGACGACGATCATCGTAACCCACGATCCGGAAGAAGCCCTGACCATGTCGGACAAAGTGCTCATAATCGAAAAAGGGGAGGTGGCGCAATGCGGGACGCCGCGTGAAATCGTCAGCAAACCGGAAAATGATTTTATCGAAAGTTTTATCCTGCGCCAGCTTCAGGTAAAACGCGACAACATTTACAATTTGTTCAGCGAATGTCATGCTTAATAAAAAGAACGCGGAAGTGAAAATCGCCTTCTTTCTGATATTGGTTTTTTTCGCCGTGTTTTTGGCCATGCCGCTTTTGACGCTGCTTTGGAAATCCTTCCATACCGAAGGCGCCGTTGGCCTTGCTAATTATATTAAAGCCATTAAAGACAAACAACTGTTGGCCGCCTTGTATAACAGCGTGCGCGTGTCCTTTGCCGCGGCGGTCGTTACTACCTTGCTGGCTTTTTTGCTTTCTTACGCCATGAACTATACCACCATCGGCTTTTGGTGCAAAGAATTTGTCAAAACCGGCGTTGTCCTGCCAATGCTCCTTCCCAGTATAACTTACGGCTTTGCCATTATTTACTCTTTTGGCAAGCAAGGGCTTATCACCAAGCTGCTTGGAATTGAACTCTTCCAAATATACGGACTCAACGGGCTTTTGATCGGGTATGTCATCTATACCTTGCCGCCCGCTTTTTTGATTTTGAACAATGCTTTCACTTACGTCGACAGGAAATTTGTCATTATTTCCAGCCTTATGGGCGACAATTTCTGGCGCGGTTTCAAAAATACGGCGCTGCGCCCATTGCTGGGCGCCATAGGCGGCGTGTTTGTGCTTTCTTTCATATTGAGTTTCACCGATTTTGGCATACCGGTGTCCATAGGCGGCACATATAACGTTATAGCCACTTACCTGTTTGAGGTGATGCTGGGATCGATCCCCGATTTTGACAGCGGCTCGGTTATAGCCATGCTGATGCTGACGCCGGTGATTTTTGCCGTTTGGCTTTTAAACTATCTGGAGAAATTCAACTTTCACTATGATTTGGCCGGACAGTCGGAATTACCAAAAAAACGGCTGCGCGACAATATCATGGCCGCTTTTTCCCTGCTGGTCACCATTGCCGTCCTCGCCGTGTTCCTGGTGATGTTCATAGCTCCTTTCATGAAAAATTATCCCTATGACATGACGTTTACTACGGAGTTTTTTACGAGCATGGTTACCGCCGGCGACACGCGCTATATTTACCTCAATTCGGTGCGGGTGGCTTGCTGCAGCGCTTTTTTCGGCACTTTGCTGGCGTATCTCGCGGCGGTTGTAAACATCCGTTCCCAAATCAGCCCCAAAGCCAAAATAACCGTGGATGTTTTCGCCATAATGACCAACGCCGTGCCGGGGATGGTTTTGGGCCTGGCCATGCTCTTTTTCTTCAACGACAGCGATTTGAAAGGTTCTTTTTTGCTTTTGATTATATGCAATATCATACATTTTTTCACTACCCCTTACCTTATGGCGAAAAACTCCCTTTCCAAGCTTAATCCGGCTTGGGAGACA
This genomic interval from Acidaminococcales bacterium contains the following:
- a CDS encoding LysR family transcriptional regulator, with the protein product MMNISQLKCFMAIAKAKSFSIAAYDLFLSQSAVSKQIKSLEDELEVVLFKREHQKISLTEAGDAFRQYADSMLRHYENMLLSLEQYQVSAQSTIAMGSIPVVSSYGISNQIAVFNGRQTRNISFDMHENSQSAVLKELQDGIVDIALVRLESIANRDDYDIIPYVFDHISLVCHKNNPLAAKSSVSLKEAASQQLLLLDRQSAIHHIVMSEFERQQLSVKIKFQTTRHKILMSTLASTVSYVSLAPPRLVDFGIFPNLVVVPLDESLTSCVALIKHKSKKLNRITGAFWEYWRTECALPDAGAK
- a CDS encoding UbiD family decarboxylase; amino-acid sequence: MAKVYKDLREFLATLEEEGQLVRIKEEVSPEPDIGAAGRACANMKDKPAVLFEKVKGYKYSVVTNVHGSWQNHALMLGMPKNTPVKEQFIELNRRWDKFPVPPKIVSRSQALCKENTITENINIFEILPLYRINDQDGGFFISKASVVTGDPEFPDDLNKLNVGTYRIQVKDIDRVGIQALPFHDIAIQLRKAEEVNEPLPIAIALGNNPLVTFMASTPVAYDQNEYEFVGALQDGVPTEIVKADAAEHLYVPAHAEVVLEGYIIPRVRTCEGPFGEFPGSYSGARNQCEIKITRITHRTNPIFENLYLGMPWTEIDYLMALNTSVPLYKQLKASLPEVEAVNAMYTHGIGTIISTKVRYGGFGKGVAFRLLSTPHGMPYSKIIIVVDEFVDPFNLEQVMWALTTRVKPSKDVVVIPNCAGMPLDPSSNPAGMHDKLIIDATTPVPPEPNPRSVELLKPSPATPKWEETIKKLMEASGK
- a CDS encoding DUF1062 domain-containing protein, with protein sequence MKCKRCDADTVRVMTKAPVGSAWEVYVCETCDYSWRSTEDVHVNDVFKLKPENIPGLQQIPPVPALKTK
- a CDS encoding anion permease encodes the protein MGKNKPLIGLVLGIAVAAAIAGVNIDGLSRAGQICMALSFMTVIFWGFQIAQSGYISGLYLVLLVVFNVEKPAMIFSTWTGTLMYLIIGAYLIAGAVKDSGLGERIAYKFIISYVTSFKSIIVASFVLTFILSLLIPHPWPRAFLIMSVMAVVIKSAAIPREDAVKIGFSVFAASVPVSLIFLTGDAAISPLAVSLSGQQLGWLGWFKLMGPPSIVVSIITCFMVVALFKPSKEISINKEEMRAKLAALGPMGAKEKRAAFWIGLAIVLWMTDTLHGIDVGWVTFFIAMAMSMPKIGDVLTPASWAGVPIHVLLFLTAAVAIGRVGGTTGMNAWIAQTVLPASVPENPYVLAAFIATVSIVIHMLLGSVIAVMGIVIPAMLTFTKPMGVNTLIPALLAYSAVASHYVLPFQHLNMLVGMGESNGMYTQKETIRLGVPFIVVIYIMTVVLEVPYWKLLGLW
- a CDS encoding UbiX family flavin prenyltransferase translates to MRLIVGISGASGVIMGYELLKALQSVPNCEKHLIITEGAVKNFACETNLDIAEITALADCNHDNKNMAASVSSGSFRTDGMIVVPCSMKTVAGIAAGFAGNLLLRAADVCLKENRRVVIVPREMPLSRIHLRNIKEAADSGCTVIPPMLTFYNGANSVEKQIHHIIGKIFMQFGIVYDKFTAWEGCPKC
- a CDS encoding AAA family ATPase, producing MPNLNIRLDLGKIPEIVGRSGNELLRRCYNVLDKTRWPIYIVGPSGSGKSVIAMNIAKKYSAARNVPAFYVQLSPEQTKTSLILGLRLDGGSLVVKNGIVAECMEEGGVIVVDEATHSLQEVLLMFNSILDRTSVTAIGDKIVYAHENFRILFCANDSQYSGNIKLPQSFAQRLACFYFDYPAAEDELIIVDRIIADEYMAPDRTPREVKKYIIDLMREMRSKTYPLSVRNAAIAAVMCNLELPKEEKAVDAAEVDGYFIKGNNVESVRRAIAERLGAGSAENVAALNSPEMEKFVKFVSVIGVARFKEIILQSFMYYLDVDLGFYDLQLIKDKIQSATL
- a CDS encoding VWA domain-containing protein, yielding MINLSVICPEMAVRVARIETTEEFLSLHAFAEVDADTPFVFLEDEKEGYDIRFNMEKVKSLHRASWLRDYTTHEVLLEGFIIRQIARLRYSVQRDAFDENFQTHSIKIGKSPLYFVVYEILFSAMNEYRLCLEFPELARRLELFSSAVVFSHVSKLKSMGADFSIFIPYADALEKLVRYNSISGEVDMEFINFCLPLCLSAKRTGYANVIAAASLIEEWLHEATYVIAAVQAKAGKPILGEHASWSKDVSARGKEELDAIDRNARLLSVKAKLEDVAKEVGLQAGSGSLKHKTNETTLFFLDTIRKYHKEISELEYMFKRAFTSMKIVDSFDGDVNLCKQQAAYLSSITMEDVKVYQYYRQRKVSVDVMILRDISGSTFLFEKEYAEGIVEILAAVNNFKGIRTLEIDFAGEAKINKGFSQSIETASLSPVSGGGTNLLPAVRLLKGQTFKGRRRLLFILSDGEINDRAQAEQELTDFCAKNEVEMFKIALGDFANNGYERTAMRNLHKLIAKKILERGGAEDA
- a CDS encoding ABC transporter ATP-binding protein produces the protein MLDVREVGKLYGGRYVLRNINFQVQDGEILSMLGPSGSGKTTLLNIILGIVRMDEGYICFDYVDISDVPMEKRGFNIVFQDYALFPNLNAYENITYGLRNNPSSMTAEELDSLIDFLELRPHLPKKIFQLSGGQKQRVALARTLVTRPKILLLDEPLSALDGIIKETIKERIKAITKKFNLTTIIVTHDPEEALTMSDKVLIIEKGEVAQCGTPREIVSKPENDFIESFILRQLQVKRDNIYNLFSECHA
- a CDS encoding ABC transporter permease subunit, giving the protein MLNKKNAEVKIAFFLILVFFAVFLAMPLLTLLWKSFHTEGAVGLANYIKAIKDKQLLAALYNSVRVSFAAAVVTTLLAFLLSYAMNYTTIGFWCKEFVKTGVVLPMLLPSITYGFAIIYSFGKQGLITKLLGIELFQIYGLNGLLIGYVIYTLPPAFLILNNAFTYVDRKFVIISSLMGDNFWRGFKNTALRPLLGAIGGVFVLSFILSFTDFGIPVSIGGTYNVIATYLFEVMLGSIPDFDSGSVIAMLMLTPVIFAVWLLNYLEKFNFHYDLAGQSELPKKRLRDNIMAAFSLLVTIAVLAVFLVMFIAPFMKNYPYDMTFTTEFFTSMVTAGDTRYIYLNSVRVACCSAFFGTLLAYLAAVVNIRSQISPKAKITVDVFAIMTNAVPGMVLGLAMLFFFNDSDLKGSFLLLIICNIIHFFTTPYLMAKNSLSKLNPAWETTGALMGDTWLKTLARVIVPNSKSTLIEMFSYYFINAMVTISAIIFLVSTVTSVLTSKIKELQHYAQFNEIFVLSLLIFATNIVVKLGCDLFSRKISARKG